The following is a genomic window from Peromyscus leucopus breed LL Stock chromosome 12, UCI_PerLeu_2.1, whole genome shotgun sequence.
ccatgataacagactaaacctctgaactgtaagccagccctaatgaaatgttttcttttataagagttgccagggttggggatttagctcagtggtagaggcgcaaggccctgggttcgatcctcagctcaaaaaaaaaaaaaaaaaaaaaaaaaaaaaagagttgccatggtcatggtgtctcttcaccgaaatagaaaccctaattaatacAGAAgttggagaggcaggtggatctctgtgagttcgaggccagcctggtctacaaagcgagttccaggaaaggcgcaaagctacacagagaaaccatgcctcaaaaaaccaaaaaaacaaacaaacaaacaaacacacaaaaacccagaagttggtaccaggagtggagTATTACTGTGATCGGCCTGACcaatgcttttgtttggaggaatgtggactccAGATTAGAAAAGCAGGTGAAATCTTTAAGtagggcttaatgggccatcctagtaggaacatggaagacagtggtgctgaggtgatttgaactgtggggacctgactcaagaggtttcagagaagaattttagtatgtagcctagagattgttcttgtgatatttttggtgaagaatgtggctgctttttgtccttatctgaaaaatctgcctgaggctaaactgaagagttttggattattTGTGTTAACAGAGGTGTTGGAGCCCATTcgggtttcctggtggctttaccctgaaggtctgcatagaggatgactggaccacaggcctgggtgcaggtgtctgagatgtctgcacttggctgtgctggggggaggtccaccccttggcatttctataaataccctagggcagagacaggatctagGCCCTCCCTAGGCTATCAtgtgttttctatctgtttctctcccctctatccgtctaactaatatttcctgctgctcctactccagagtaccctggggaaaagtgggggtgggatggccccCCCCACAGAGGAAATATccaaacagcctagtattgaacctgttgtgtggttactagtgttcacTCTTaagaagatttataatgaaaagcagcaagctgagcaaggaaaaacacaaacTGTACAGTTCCCGGGGAAAAGGGGCACCAGAAAGTGGAGGGAGCtaggtcctgtgttcaaggagatgaaCAGATTAAAGAAAACCTGATGTTAGATGGGATAAAGGGAGTAGATACCTCAGGGCAAGATGCTACCCAGTTAAACTTCCAACtggtgaaaaggaattaaagaaaatctcagagcctgtgtggtggtgtggcactccagaggcagaggcaggccgatctctgagtttgagacccttctagtctacagagtgagttccaggacagccaagcgcAGGCAGACTTCACCAAAACCAGAAGGCTGGTGAAGATGTATTTGAACGAGGGGGTCATGTTTCTgtcccaggaagcagcagagcctggcagcttcagccatgtggttctgggtcaaggaaagaagaaaggggttatggagtccccccacccccacaggactaaggaaagctgctgaggccaggcatgtgtcaggagttTCCTTACATGGAGGACCTAGAGGCcgttgcatgaagctgtgaaggagaagcctggattgccttcgAGACCCCAAGAtgtggagatgccagagctgtgggacacctgccaaggagagctgctaccAGGAAGGGGAACCAGCCagggagaaagaagtgtgctgcagtcaagaaagctgaaaggagttggagatctgaagagcgttttgTCATCAGATATTGAGATgtagtttggagtttgcccagctggtttttggtcttgctttggtccagtatttcctcccgagcctccctttcctccattttggaatggtaatgtatatcctgtgccattataggctggaaatatgtgatctgttttttttattttgatttcatacgggattatagttaagagactgcatgaatctcagaagagactttgaactttggactttttaaACACTGTTCAAACTGTGATAAACATGGGGACTTTTGAGgttggactaaatgtattttgcattacattatggctacaagcctgtgggggccaggatAGGGAGtagcacttttaggaggtgtggccttgttggagtaggtgtgtcgctgttggaagaagtgtcacagatctcttcctgctgcctgcacatcacggtgtggaactctcagctccctctccagcaccatgtctgcctgcacgccaccatgcttaatgccatgatgataatggactaaacctctgaactgtaagccagctccagttaaatgttttctttaaatattagagttgctgtggttgggaggagggaggacaggggaaatctgtggctgttatgtacaatgaatagaaaatctcttattaataaaagaaaaaagaattctgaTAATTGAATCAATCTGTACGTATTTGTCAaccagcacatttttttttgttgttaaaaaaaatctgttgataaaataaatgtatgagtCTCTgagaatattaaaagaaaaaaagagttgctgtggtcatggtgtctcttcacagcaatagaaacccgaacTAAGACAACAGCTAAAGCAGAAACACAAGAGAGCAGAGACAGCAGAAGCGCTGAGGCCTACGTGCTGAGGAGTTTCAGGGGGTTTCAGGCCTAAGGGCTTAGGGTTCTCCTACCCTAGGCCAACAGCAATAATATGAACCATTGTAGGAATGGAATGGAGAATCTCAAGGCCCCCAAGAGCTGTAACTTAGTTCTGTTGGAGAACTATAGACATACTGTTTAAGAAATTGATATCATTTATATTTGTTCATTATAGAAAAATGGGGACAAAAGGGGAAGAAAACATGAACTATTCacctaacttctttttttctctagctctatgtatacacacatacatacgcacaccACAGTGTATTTTTATGTCATAGGATTTCctgaattaaaatgcaaattttatgGTTGCCAAGTAGATTTGTCATACAGGGCCATAATCTGTATTCTCACCCCTACTGTTAGATGCGAGAATTTTTAACTCTTAGGAGGTTAGTCATAGTAAGAGTTGTTTTTCATACTGCTGTGCTCTGCCTTTGATCCGAGTCAATGACCAGATATTACTCCCAGCTCACCTCATTAAAATATGATGTTAGCATACTTTCTAAAAAGTACTACTAAACACACTATATGGTCCACAAACACAAACCAATGGCCACACTTGTGAATAGAATTGACAATAATGTAGGGCTCTGACTAtagagttttcctttttatttatttttattttatttatttatttatttatttatttatttatttatttatttatttatttattttttgagacaggatctctctgtgtaacgtccctggctgtcctggaacttgctctgtagaccaggctggcctcgaaagcacagagattctcctggctctgcctcccgagtgctgggattaaaggcgtgcgcctccgcCGCCCGACTTACTTTTTCTTTCCGGGGATCAATGACTGTGTTCTCCACAGCATCTAAAGAGGTACGGATTTCCCAGAGCACAGACCCGACTTTCCCTTCCTGATGTCCTCACTAGTGCAAGGCGACCGACCCTTCTTACCCGAGAGGAAGTACAGGAAGTGCACATCTGAACAGCAGTGAAAGGGTTGTTTCCATCCAACCGCATTGCACAGAGGGGCGCTTATATCGACTTTGAGGCGGAGTGGGGCCTGACGCTGCAGGAAGAGGTCACAGCCATTCTCTACAGGGGTAACCATGGGGTGGACTCAGAGGCAGCGGGCACAGTCCGCACGCATCCGGCTGTGGACCGGAAGCGGGCCTGAAGGCGGCGAGTGCGGTCCCAAGACGGCGCGCTTGGTTTCCACGGCAACAGCGCGAGCACGCGGACGGCGCTTGCGCAGCTtctcgccccgccccgccccggctgGGACGGCAAGGGGCGGGGCCGAGTGCGGGCTTCCCGGGGACCTGGGGGTACTCAGTGCGAGCGCTCCGTCGGTCCTTAGGGGACTTGCGCGGGGAGCGCTGCGTCCCAGTCATCGGGCCGGCGGGGGTGCGCGCTGCAGCGGGCGCAGACTCCTTCGGCCACCGCCGCTTGTCCCGCGCGCCCCGCCCGGGCGTCGGCGCTCCGGCGTCCTGGCTGCCGGCGCCCTGGCCTGGCTGCTCCTCTGGGCGGCTGGGCTGGTCGGCAGGCTCGCCGCGGACCTCAGCGATGCCCCCTTCCACTCTGGTAAAGGGCCGGGGGGTGCTGAGGGAGCGCGCGGAGCTGGGGCGGAGGTGGGGAGCACCCGTGGCGTCTCAGCCCCGCGGTTTGCCGAGGTGTTACGGGTACCAGGGGCGGGAGGAGGGTAGCAAGCAACAAAAGCCGCGTGCGTCGCTTCCCTCCCCGTGATCTTTGCTCGGGATTCCATCCCGGAGGTCGGAGCCGGGCTTTGACCTTCCGAGGCGGGACTGGCCACACTGTGACAAAGGTACTAAACAAGTCCAGCCACAAAGTGTCTTGGGATGCTTAGGGTATCCCTGAAGCTGCTTTCTGCTGGCTGAGAGGCCAGGGAACCCTTGGTGTCCCAGGAGGTGTGAGAATGCCCAAACAGTGCGTAAAGGTGAAGCGGTGAGCTGGTGTGTTGAGTGACAGGCTTTTaagggagatgcaacacacacacacacactcactcactcactcactcactcactcactcactcactcacgtCTACTCCAGAAAGGTAGCCCTTTGTACACAGCTGTTAAGTGATGAACTAGGACCTAGAACCAGACAAGCCAACTCCAGTGACGATATTCTCAACCTCCATGATGTACTacttactgaaaatagatttatatGTAGCTCAAACTGCTTACATTGAAAAATTTTACCTTGCTGTTAGATCCTTAGATTTTTCTAGCAAGTAAAGTATATTCTAGTAGTTATTTTCTAactatttaatgtttcttttaatatgtttaatttttaacatcttgatttttttgtaGGTATAAGGGCCACTTGTTCTGAAATCATTTTGAGGCAAGAATTTTTGAAAGATGGTTTCCACAGGTAAGTTGCCCATTGATTCCTACTTGTATTAAAATACTGGCTCATAATTTACAGCAAGTAATTGATAGTTGAAATATAGATAAATTGAaaaattgtttccatttttgtttgttttgagaaggggtctcatatagtccaggctggcctcaaatttgttatGTAGTTTGGAATAACCTTGACTTCCTTGATCCTCCTCCTcattcaagtgctgggattataggtgtgtgccaccaagcccagatgctgctgctgctgctgctgctgctgctgctgctgctgctcctcctcctcctcctccttcttcttcttctttttcttcttcttcttcttcttcttcttcttcttcttctccttctcttcttcttcttcttctcttcttcttctctctctctctctcttctctctcttcttctctctctctctctctctctgtctctctctctctctttctctctctccctctctttctctttctctgtagacctggctgtcctggaactcactctgtagaccaggctggccttgaactcagagattcacctgcctcttcccccttagtgctgggattagaggtgtgcgccaccactgcttgagaCAAAGTATTGCTGTATCGCTCAGGGTGGCTTGGAACTTAAGATGAtcctgctgactcagccttccaacttgctggagttataggtgtatACTATGAttcctggcttattttgcttttattattattaattaattgtcttgtttttgaaaaaaaatcacttctcagcattttgtttatgatcaaatatattttgcattttatttttctttttgtagaatTTTGCTCCCGGAAAGCTAATTCCAGACGGATAAGTCCTTTCTCTTCTGGCTTATTCTTgactttgttgtgtgtgtgtgtgtgaccttttgCTTTGATAGCCTTTGTCTCCAGTGACTGTATGTGACGTGCCttggtgtggttgtgtgtgtgcgcgtgtgtgtgtgtgtgtgtgtgtgtgtgtgtgtgtgtatttcctgcTTGAGGTTTGAGGTTTGCTGAGCTGCTTGGATTTATGGAATCATGGTTCCAGGGTGGGGAGCGCGCGTATGCCCCCTCTGCgtccttctctgtcttccctggGTACCACTGAAGCAGCTCCTAGATTGTACGCTTTATTTCGAGGTcgctgcttcagttcctgcttccctgccagtctttttttttaatttttatttcatgcacattggtggtttgcctgcatgtatgtctgtgtgaggatgttggatcctctggaactggagttctgtgagctgccatgtgggtgctgggaattgaactcaggtcctctggaagaacagccagtgctcttaaccactggctctctccagcccccacctgccagtcttttctttctgtttatttttctttttttttttttattaagaaatttttttcattcgtTTTTacactatttttcttctttttatactccagttttcatgtttttctgtGGCTGTCTCCAAGTCATCGGTCTTTTATTACTCaatgtttaattgcttttaatcacacatttaaaatttttatttttacatattttgaagTTACAGtccaatctttaaaaattaaaaatgaagttggGCTGTTAAATGGCTCAGTggggtagaggtgcttgccaccaagcctgatgacctgagtgggAGCCCCGAGACTAACATGGGGGAAGGCGCGAGCTGACCCCCACAAGGTGTCTTCTGACACTCAAAGGTGAGCCATGGCAAATACTTTATAAAcacattaaatgttttcattagatttattcattttattttaggatcttttgcctgcatgtatgtatgtgtgtcactggatctcctggaactgttgtgacccaccatgtgggtgctgggaatcaaacccaggtcctctgcaggagcaacaagtgctcttagtctctgagccatctctcctgtcccataTAAAGACTTTTAATGGTCACCTgccattccatttctttcttaacATCATAAAGAAAAAAGGTTTCTTTGGGCTCCTTATTCTGAAGGTATAAGGTTTTAAgtcagggtttctagtgctgtggtTGAACACTTGAACCAAAAGCAACataaggaggaaagggttgattcaTCCTAACAACTCTCTCAGGTCCCGCTCCATCACCGAGGGAACtcgggcaggaacctggaggcaggaactgaagcagaaaccatagaggagtgctgctcactggcttgctccacatggcttgctcgtGTGCTCTCTTGTTCTATACCATTGTGGCAccagccacagtgggctgggccctctcacatcagtAGGTTAAAAACACTCCCCCATAGACTTGGCCTACAGGCCAGTCTCATGTAGGCATTGTCTCAGTCGAAGTTTCCTCCTCCCATCTGACCTTAGCTTGTATTaatttgacaaaaacaaacaacaacaacaaaaacccccagaaaacCCTAACCAgcccaaaaggccacacctgctaGTGGCTTTCTTGCTGACCAAATCTAAAGGTAGCACAGGACATCACATGACAAGGCAGAAAGCAGCAGGTCCACGCTGGCCTCTCTCTGTCGACGTTTTTCTGGTGGTTGCTCATGTTTTCTTGGCTCTTGACGTGTGTAGTCATATTTGATTGATCGCTGAACTCTGACATTTGTagactttgttttcttcctttcaagaTTGTTGGGCTCCTCCTGCTGCCAGTAAAGGTTTTCATTGATCAACTTGATCCTATAAACTTGGTGTTTGTTTAGTTCTAAAGTTACAGTGGTCTTTGCTGTGGGGTTAATTTGTCTAAGTCGTCAGTCACCCTGTTGGGGACTTCCCTGATGCttctgtttatgttttgtttggtcAGAACTCGAATGCTTTCTGATCATGCATGAGATTTGGGAATGTTTTACTTTTCAGCTCCTTGGTCACTTTTTTGTTCATCTTCTGGACTTCCTATTTACATTTAGCATTTGGTAAAAACAAGAAATTTCTAGTtggatttttttaacttaaaaaaatgattttatttttctctcataccaTACATCAcaacagcagcccctccccccccatttatttttaatatatgctCCTTTCTGGATTTAGTTCTGTGACTTCCTAGCTGCTTCATTCTCTGGCAGCCCATCTTGCTGTTTCCCTAAGCTGTGCTTGGGTCCTCTCTGCACTGTGGTCCAGAATTTGCCTCTGGACAGAGCTGGGGCAGTTACACATTTCATTTCatatcattgttttgtttgttttgcgaTAAGATCTCACCAAATAGCctgagctggctttgaacttggagaGATCCTTCTGCATtggcctgagtgctgagattgtaaaTGTGTACCGGCTCTCCTAGTTTATaatctgttttaaaatgtgtgtacatgagtacggttgtgtgtgtacctgtgggtatgtgtatgtgagtgcaggtgtgtgtacctgtggtatgtgtatgtgagtgcaggtgtgtgtgtacctgtgggtatgtgtatgtgaatgcaggtgtgtgtacctgtggtcatttgtatgtgaatgcaggtgtgtgtacctgtgggtatgtgtatgtgaatgcaggtgtgtgtgtacctgtgggtatgtgtatgtgaatgcaggtgtgtgtacctgtggtcatgtgtatgtgaatgcaggtgtgtgtacctgtgggtacgtgtatgtgatatgtgtatgtgagtgcaggtgtgtgtacctgtgatctgtgtatgtgaatgaatGCAGGTCCTTGAAGAGAGACATCTGACCCCCtctagctggagttacagactgttgtaaaCCACCTGGCATGggcactggaaactgaactcaggtcctctcagaGCAGCAACACTCTCTTAACCGTGGAACCATCTCCAGACCTAAGTTCATTTTTTAGATGATTATGAAGTAATTGCTCTTTTTCGACAGTGCCAGTACCATTGTTGAAAAGACATTGGTTTCCTCTCACATTATATTAATTCTTTTCTTGGAAATGTTAATGCATGTGTGACTACTTTTGGGTTTTATTCCTTTCTATTGATCTCAtctgtggtgggttttttttttttttttttcctaagacagggattctctgtgtagttttgttgcctgtcctggatctctgtagaccaggctggccttgaactcacaggaatacgcctggctctgcctcctgagtgctgggattaaagacatgcgctgCTGCCGCCTGGCCTTTATCTGTTTTTACATTAATGCTGTGCTATGACTCCTGACATGAGTTATGAGACATCTAATGGGTGATCTCTTATGGTATACGTATTTCATTTGACATGATAATCTACTTTTGGACAATGAATTTGAAATACAGTATCTGTGCTGTTCTGGATGTAATGTTAATCTATCTTATTTAATAACTGAGTGAAGAGGTTTACTTTAAATGCCCTTATCTTACAGAGACCTggtaataaaagtaaaatttggaGAAAGCATTGAGGACTTACAGACTTGCCGGCTCTTAATTAGACATTACATCCCAACAGGACTTTTTGTGGATCCCGTATGAGCTGGCTTCATTACGAGAGAGAAACGTGACACAGGTACAACTATGGGgtatttaaagagaaattaatacaggagtgctgggattggattAAGGTAAAATGGTAGATAAGACAACATTGTAGTTTAAATTCTGTTAAAGTTtctaagtccttttttttttttgcaaatgagTAACGATTGTCAGGATTAAGCCAACTAACCCCAGGTAGTTGAATGCTTTTCATTGGTATCAAGTGACTAaggaagtttgtgtgtgtgtgtgtgtgtgtgtgtgtctctctctctctaagaagATTAAGGATTGATAAATAGTGCTCAGCTTTGTTACCAGGAAAGACACGCTGGCTTCTCGCTTTActttttagtgtgtatgtgtgcttgcatgtgccTGTGTACCCTGTACGCGCACGTGCGAAGGCCACAGGTTGACATGGCATGTGTTCCCTCTCGCTCTCCCCATCTTATTTCTTGCGGCTgggtctgtattagttactttcctaatgctgtgataaaataccagaccaggacaacttataaaagagatTTTAATTGGGATTATGGTCCCAGATGTTGGAGTCTGTGGCagctgctggagcagcagctgagaactcatccataagcagaaggcagaggcacacCGCTGGGGTTGGGTGGAAGCTTTTGAAACGGAACCGCCTACACCAGGGACACACCTCcagcagggacacacctcctaacccttcccagaTAGCCACCAACTGTCcccaggcttgtaccaccacgcccagcataACAACATGTTTCTAAAGGAAGTAAAAGATagcaaattaaagaaaagtgaaaatacgCCCTCACAATTAGTAGGCTGATAAAACTACTTAGGAAGAAATTCATAGCCCTAAGTGACTAAGAAAGTAGAAAGAtctgaaataaataattaaggatctgagcttggcagtggtggcgcacgccctttatcccagcactcgggaggcagaggcaggcagatccctgtgagttcaatgccaacctggactacagagtgagatccaggactgttacatagagaaaccctgtctccagaacaaaacgaaaataacaacaacaactaagggtctggagagaaggctcagtgggtaagagcacttgctatacaagcatgagggcctgaattCAAGTCCCACAACCCATTAATCCAGGTGCTGATAGCAAGCGTCGGTAACCCAGTGCCTCTGTGGGGAAaagaggggcagagaggggagCATTGAAGGGATGGATGCCCGGAAGCTCCCAAGCCAGCGAAGCCACCATAGCAGTGACCCAAATAAGTTGGGAGGCAAGGACTGATCACACGCACCACACGCacacgcaagcacgcacgcacgcacgcacgcagacaAAGAAGACTTCgacttcctaaatgctgggattataggtatgtgtcaccatgtctggctttagtTTTAAcacattgaatttttatttgtcttcgttttttgagacagagtctgtgtagccccggctagccttgaactcatagaaatctacctgcttctacctctcaagtgctggaattaaaggcatacaccaccatgctgaTCTcttagcactttttaaaaaacacctaatttttattttattttttaaaacttttattttatttttagttgtgtatacatatgtgtgtgtgttgtgtggatatgtgtatgtatgtgtgggtgcctatggaggccaaaagaggaattagatcatctggagctggagttataggcagttatgagctgacCAACATGGgcactgagaaccaaactcaggtcctccataAGAACTCTTAACccctcactgagccgtctctcttctctctctctctccctccctctctctctttctctccatccctctctctccagcccctattttacTTAGTGttgtgtgcaggtatgcatgcCACGGCACACatggagagagcagaggacatttttttaaagatttgtttatatttttattattgataattatatatgtgtctgtgtgagtgtatgtgtgtgggtatccaCAGAGTCAAGAAGAGGATGTCGTCAGATCTTTTGGAACTAGAGTTCACAGGCATTTTTAGCTATCCAGTGTGGACACTTGGATTCCAGCATTGGTCTAGAAGATGGAGAAACacacgctcttaaccactgagccatctcttcaggctgGTGGAAAACCTCTGGGAGTCAGCTCTTTCCTCCTACTGTGTGTTCCAGAATTTAAAGACTTGCATGGCAAGTCCTCCTATCTATGGGGCCATCTCTCggaggtttaaagaaaaaaaaatgtaatttgtacagggcggtggcacacacctttaatcccagcacttgggaggcagagccaggcagatctctgtgagtttgaggccagcctggtctacagcgcaagttccaggacaggcaccaaaactacacggagaaaccctgtctcgggggtgaggtgggtgggtggtgggggaaTGGATGTAATTTGCTGGTTGGGAATGATGGTGgatggtgcatacctataattttAGCACTTGGTAGGGCGAGGCAGATTTtcaagtttgtggccagcctgaacTGTAGAgtaagttcaaatccagccttaGCTAAACagtgagacactgtgtgtgtgtgtgtgtgtgtgtgtgtgtctgtgtgtgtgtttgtgtgtgtctgtgtatgtgtgtctctgtgtgtgtgtctgtgtgtgtgtctgtgtgtgtgtgtctgtgtgtgtctatgtgtgtgtgtgtgtgtgtgtgtctgtctgtctgtctgtgtgtgtgtgatttg
Proteins encoded in this region:
- the Pigx gene encoding LOW QUALITY PROTEIN: phosphatidylinositol-glycan biosynthesis class X protein (The sequence of the model RefSeq protein was modified relative to this genomic sequence to represent the inferred CDS: deleted 1 base in 1 codon); this encodes MGWTQRQRAQSARIRLWTGSGPEGGECGPKTARLVSTATARARGRRLRSFSPRPAPAGTARGGAECGLPGDLGVLSASAPSVLRGLARGALRPSHRAGGGARCSGRRLLRPPPLVPRAPPGRRRSGVLAAGALAWLLLWAAGLVGRLAADLSDAPFHSGIRATCSEIILRQEFLKDGFHRDLVIKVKFGESIEDLQTCRLLIRHYIPTGLFVDPYELASLRERNVTQAVMVSENFNIEAPNYLSKESEVLIYARQDAQCIDCFQAFLPVHYRYHRPHRKDGDTLIVVNNPELLMYCDQEFPVLKCWAQSKVAAPCALKSEEVCLWNSMQYKSILKNLTLQVPVGLTIHTTLVCSVTLLITILCSTLILLAVFKYGHFSL